Genomic segment of Euleptes europaea isolate rEulEur1 chromosome 6, rEulEur1.hap1, whole genome shotgun sequence:
CCAACCATTGCACCACAGTGGGACCCTCTGGCCATGAGGAGTTGCCCTGCCTGTGAAACGTATTCTCCCCGTTCCCCACAAATCCCTagcatttaccccccccccaagtataaTTCTACaaaatccaacttttaaaatTGGAACATATTATAAAATACTTAAATCCAAAAAATGCTGCCCATGTATGTCTTCTGCTTCCAGGTTGCAGAATATTTTTCATACCCTAATCCACCTCTGTGTGTGAAACAGCTTGGAGGAAGCTTGTGCTCCAACAatgcttctttccctgcttcaAATGATGTTCCACAATTAATTTCTATTATAGAATAGGTAATCTATCAGTATTATATTTAACTAGGCTGATTCTCTTGTGTTGCAGATACTAAAGCAACCTGTGAAGAATCTCCATGAAGGTGACCAGCCATGCAATGTTCCTGGAAGGCTGTCCTCTTACTTGCTGTGGCCTCTATTGCTATCCAGTACACAGCCATCCGCACCTTCACAACCAAGTCCTTCCACAGCTGCCCTGTACCCAACCCAATGAACTGCAGCTTGAATCAGGACACTGAATCAGCAGACAGACTTTGTGATGAAAGCCCCACCTTTGCATATAATCTTTCCAAGAAGACACATGTCCTCATCTTGGCCACGACCAGAAGTGGCTCCTCTTTTGTCGGGCAGCTCTTTAACCAACATTTTGATGTCTTCTATTTATTTGAACCCCTCTACCATGTCCAGTACACCTTGATCCCAAAGCTGACACAGGCCAAGGGCTCCACAGACAGGCGGATCATGCTGGGAGCTGGCCGAGACTTGTTGAGGAGCCTCTATGACTGTGACCTCTACTTCTTGGAAAATTACATTAAGCCCCCGCCAGTGAATCATACAACAGACAGGCTGTTCCGCCGGGGAGCCAGCAAGGCTCTGTGCTCCCCACCAGTTTGTGAGGCACTGACAACCATTGATATTCCGTTGGAGGAAGGAGACTGTGCGAAAAAATGTGGCACTTTGAACCTAACACTGGCAACAGAGTCATGCAAAGATCATGGCCATGTTGCTATCAAAACTGTGCGGGTGCCCGAGGTCAGTGACCTTCGGGCCTTGGTAGAGGATCCCAGGCTCAACCTGAAAATCATACAACTGGTGAGGGACCCCAGGGGCATCCTTGCCTCTAGGAGTGAGACATTTCGAGATGCCTACAGGCTTTGGCGGATCTGGGATGGCACGGGCAGGAAACCATATAACCTGGATGTGACGCAGCTCACTATGGTCTGTGAGGACTTCTTGAACTCTGTTTCCACTGGACTAAACAGGCCATCATGGCTCAAGGGCAAATACATGCTAATTAGGTATGAAGACCTGGCCAGGAATCCCTTGAAAAAGACAGAGGAGATGTATGAATTCCTGGGCATCCCCATGGACAGCAATGTGGAACGATGGATACAGAACAACACAAGAGGAGACAGATCTGCAGCCAAACATAAGTATGGGACAGTCCGAAACTCAGCAGCAACAGCTGAGAAGTGGCGGTTCCGCCTTTCCTATGAAATTGTGGCGTTCACGCAGAAAGCCTGCCAGCAGGTGTTGGTACAACTAGGTTATAAACTGGTGTCCTCTGAGGAGGAGTTAAAGAACCTTTCCATCAGCCTGGTGGAAGAAAGGGACTTCTTGCCCTTCTGGTAACACAAACATTAGGGTTTCGTATTTTAAATCTGATACGAGCCATTTCCTAACTGTTGCCTTactttccctttccccatttattCTTTGAAATTTGCACTAATTCTTGAATGGGAAACTCAAAAAAGAGTTAACGTGAAGAACGCATCTCCTCTCAGACCATGGTATGGAATATGAGTATTAAAAGCAAATTAAAGAAGCAAACTGTGGATGGGTAGCAATGTTTACAAGTCACACTCACACAACAAtgtataaaaggaaaaaaagtaacCCTCAGGCTTTCCACCATGAAAGGTGCCTGGGGGACTATACTTTTGCACTGTTTACTTTTACCATGTAAGAGGTaactataaatatatacatatatatatatgtctaaTTTATGAATAGTGTTGTCACTTCCCGCCTAACTCTTCCTGATTATGAGCAGGTTTTACTGTTAGCTGAATGTGGAATATCTCCttgtttttaatcttgttttgaTATGTCTGTTTGAGTCATGTTATCAGGCTGGTCGCTGATCCATGGTTTGTTTAGTAACACCTATGACATTTCTTtgtgccaaaaagaaaaaaaaatggtttgctGAACAGCAACAACAGACC
This window contains:
- the CHST1 gene encoding carbohydrate sulfotransferase 1; the protein is MQCSWKAVLLLAVASIAIQYTAIRTFTTKSFHSCPVPNPMNCSLNQDTESADRLCDESPTFAYNLSKKTHVLILATTRSGSSFVGQLFNQHFDVFYLFEPLYHVQYTLIPKLTQAKGSTDRRIMLGAGRDLLRSLYDCDLYFLENYIKPPPVNHTTDRLFRRGASKALCSPPVCEALTTIDIPLEEGDCAKKCGTLNLTLATESCKDHGHVAIKTVRVPEVSDLRALVEDPRLNLKIIQLVRDPRGILASRSETFRDAYRLWRIWDGTGRKPYNLDVTQLTMVCEDFLNSVSTGLNRPSWLKGKYMLIRYEDLARNPLKKTEEMYEFLGIPMDSNVERWIQNNTRGDRSAAKHKYGTVRNSAATAEKWRFRLSYEIVAFTQKACQQVLVQLGYKLVSSEEELKNLSISLVEERDFLPFW